One Pseudonocardia abyssalis DNA segment encodes these proteins:
- the lspA gene encoding signal peptidase II → MSDPATAPRVRLLALIAVLILAADIATKVIGVALLEGREPVELLGGLINLQLVRNPGAAFSLATGYTWVLSLIALVVVVVIIRVARKLRSTGWAIALGLILGGALGNLVDRIFRAPGPLQGHVVDLVSPFAPDGRVFPVFNLADSSIVCGGALLVVLALLGRELDGTRTPSKKAASDTEGHAGE, encoded by the coding sequence GTGAGTGACCCCGCAACCGCCCCTCGAGTCCGGCTGCTCGCCCTGATCGCGGTCCTGATCCTGGCCGCCGACATCGCCACCAAGGTGATCGGTGTGGCGCTGCTCGAGGGCCGCGAACCCGTCGAGCTGCTCGGCGGGCTGATCAACCTGCAGCTCGTGCGCAACCCCGGCGCCGCGTTCTCGCTGGCCACGGGCTACACGTGGGTGCTGTCGCTGATCGCGCTCGTCGTCGTCGTCGTGATCATCCGGGTGGCGCGGAAGCTGCGCTCCACCGGCTGGGCGATCGCGCTGGGGCTCATCCTCGGCGGCGCGCTCGGCAACCTCGTCGACCGGATCTTCCGGGCGCCCGGGCCGCTGCAGGGCCACGTCGTCGACCTCGTGTCGCCGTTCGCCCCCGACGGCCGCGTCTTCCCGGTGTTCAACCTCGCCGACTCCTCGATCGTCTGCGGCGGGGCGCTGCTGGTCGTCCTCGCGTTGCTGGGCCGGGAACTCGACGGCACCCGCACACCGTCGAAGAAGGCAGCGTCCGACACCGAGGGACACGCGGGTGAGTGA